Below is a window of Arabidopsis thaliana chromosome 2, partial sequence DNA.
GTAGTGATGGCTTTCGTTGGAGAATCAAGAGCTTCACAAGCTTATTCATCAGCTTTGAAGATTGCTCAGAAGCTTGGTTACAAAACAGGTTTAGCTAAAGGAATGGGACTTGGTGCTACATACTTCGTTGTCTTTTGTTGTTACGCTCTCTTGCTTTGGTACGGTGGTTATCTAGTTCGCCACCATTTGACCAACGGTGGTCTCGCTATTGCCACAATGTTCGCCGTTATGATTGGTGGATTGTAAGCAACTCTTTGCTCTTCTCTGTTCATCACTCTTGTTAtcatttggtttgatattgGTTTGTTGATGGtgatgagtttttttatttttgtttaaagggCATTGGGACAATCAGCACCGAGCATGGCTGCATTTGCCAAAGCAAAGGTTGCTGCTGCAAAGATCTTTAGAATCATTGATCACAAACCAACGATAGAGCGTAACAGCGAGTCCGGTGTGGAGTTAGACTCAGTCACGGGTCTTGTCGAGCTTAAAAATGTGGACTTTTCGTATCCGTCAAGGCCAGATGTTAAGATTCTTAACAACTTCTGCCTCTCTGTTCCTGCTGGGAAGACCATTGCTTTGGTTGGGAGCAGTGGTTCAGGAAAAAGCACAGTCGTTTCGCTTATAGAGCGGTTTTACGACCCGAACTCAGGTTAACAATCTTAACATTCTGTTACATTTCAAGCTGTTTTGTTCGAGCattgttattttaattaacACGGTGTTATCGTCTCTGCAGGACAAGTTTTACTAGATGGGCAAGACCTGAAGACGCTGAAACTGAGATGGTTAAGGCAACAGATAGGGCTAGTGAGTCAAGAACCTGCATTATTCGCCACTTCTATCAAGGAGAATATACTCTTAGGCCGTCCTGACGCAGATCAAGTCGAGATAGAGGAGGCTGCTCGAGTCGCAAATGCTCATTCCTTTATCATCAAACTACCTGATGGCTTCGACACACAGGTCTGATGGTTTATGTGAATCtgtgttcttttgtttcttcaattattCATTAGTTTAAGGTATTTTGAAAGAgtcaaaagagagaagaggtaTGGTCATGGAAAAGCATTTATAACAGAGTAACATGGGTTTGGTCAACAACGCATGTGAGACCCAGACAAGTAGTTTTAGTCATGTGTCTTgatgttgaattttttttagtgttcatgtgcttgttttttttcttgctacTTTAACTTGAAAACCAGCAACCACTATTCCAATGGATTTTTAATCCAGATAGACATATGTTTGTTTATACTCATGTGGTAAATGTGAATAATGTCAGGTTGGGGAGAGAGGATTGCAGCTGTCTGGTGGGCAGAAGCAAAGAATAGCGATAGCAAGAGCGATGTTGAAGAACCCGGCGATACTTCTATTAGATGAGGCGACGAGTGCATTGGATTCTGAATCAGAGAAGCTTGTACAAGAGGCTTTGGATCGTTTCATGATTGGAAGGACTACTCTCATCATTGCTCATCGCCTTTCTACCATTCGAAAAGCTGACCTTGTTGCTGTGCTACAGCAAGGAAGTGTCTCTGAGATTGGAACGCATGATGAGCTTTTTTCCAAGGGAGAAAATGGAGTCTATGCTAAGCTAATTAAAATGCAAGAAGCAGCTCACGAAACCGCCATGAGCAATGCAAGAAAGAGTAGCGCAAGGTATActcttattcattttgtgtttgttttttgttttgatgatgcttttttttgggttactGATGTTAATCTATTTGTTGCAGACCGTCGAGTGCTAGAAACTCGGTTAGCTCGCCAATAATGACTCGGAATTCGTCGTATGGAAGATCACCTTATTCACGGAGACTATCCGATTTCTCAACTTCTGATTTTAGCCTCTCCATTGACGCTTCGTCCTACCCAAACTATAGAAACGAGAAGCTGGCCTTCAAGGATCAAGCCAATTCATTCTGGCGACTAGCTAAAATGAACTCTCCAGAGTGGAAATACGCTTTGCTCGGTTCAGTAGGCTCTGTCATTTGTGGCTCCCTTAGTGCATTCTTCGCATATGTCCTCAGTGCAGTCTTAAGCGTCTACTACAACCCGGACCACGAATACATGATCAAACAGATTGATAAGTACTGTTATCTCTTAATCGGTCTCTCTTCCGCAGCACTTGTCTTCAACACGCTCCAGCATTCTTTCTGGGACATTGTGGGTGAGAATCTGACCAAGAGAGTCCGTGAGAAGATGCTGAGCGCTGTACTCAAGAATGAGATGGCTTGGTTTGATCAAGAGGAGAACGAAAGTGCAAGAATCGCAGCAAGATTAGCTCTTGATGCTAATAATGTGAGATCTGCGATAGGAGATAGAATATCGGTTATTGTGCAGAACACAGCACTGATGCTTGTTGCTTGCACTGCCGGGTTTGTTCTACAATGGAGACTCGCACTTGTCCTTGTCGCAGTCTTCCCCGTAGTTGTTGCTGCAACTGTCTTACaggtttgtgttcttttaaAGCATGTGCATGCTCTCATTGTTGTTCTTGGATCTGAAACTTTGTCTTGTCTTTTGAACAGAAAATGTTCATGACTGGTTTCTCGGGAGACCTGGAAGCGGCACATGCCAAGGGAACGCAGCTTGCTGGTGAAGCCATAGCTAATGTCAGGACAGTTGCTGCATTTAACTCGGAGGCAAAGATTGTCCGTCTCTACACTGCAAACCTCGAACCACCATTGAAACGATGCTTCTGGAAAGGACAGATCGCTGGAAGTGGTTATGGTGTAGCTCAGTTCTGTCTTTATGCATCTTATGCTCTCGGGCTATGGTACGCATCATGGCTTGTGAAACACGGCATCTCTGACTTCTCCAAAACCATAAGAGTCTTCATGGTTCTGATGGTCTCAGCCAATGGTGCAGCAGAGACACTCACACTGGCTCCTGATTTCATCAAAGGTGGTCAAGCTATGCGGTCTGTTTTCGAACTTCTTGACCGGAAAACCGAGATTGAACCTGATGATCCTGATACCACCCCGGTCCCAGACCGGTTACGTGGTGAAGTCGAGCTCAAACATATCGATTTCTCTTACCCTTCAAGGCCAGACATCCAGATTTTCCGTGACCTTAGCCTTCGTGCTAGAGCTGGCAAAACCCTAGCTCTTGTGGGTCCAAGCGGGTGCGGAAAAAGCTCAGTTATCTCCCTCATCCAGAGATTCTACGAACCTTCCTCAGGCCGAGTCATGATCGACGGGAAAGACATAAGGAAATACAACCTGAAAGCCATAAGGAAACACATAGCCATAGTCCCTCAAGAGCCGTGCTTGTTCGGAACTACCATTTACGAAAACATTGCATATGGACATGAATGTGCGACCGAAGCAGAGATCATACAAGCCGCGACTCTAGCCAGTGCGCACAAATTCATATCCGCGCTACCAGAAGGTTACAAAACGTATGTTGGCGAGAGAGGCGTTCAGCTCTCGGGAGgacagaaacagaggatcGCGATCGCACGTGCCCTCGTGAGGAAAGCAGAGATCATGCTGCTTGACGAGGCTACAAGCGCTCTTGATGCAGAGTCCGAGAGATCAGTCCAAGAAGCATTAGACCAGGCTTGCTCTGGTAGAACATCAATAGTCGTGGCTCATAGGCTATCTACAATCAGGAACGCACACGTGATCGCTGTCATCGATGATGGAAAAGTGGCTGAACAAGGATCGCATTCGCATCTTCTCAA
It encodes the following:
- the ABCB1 gene encoding ATP binding cassette subfamily B1 (ATP binding cassette subfamily B1 (ABCB1); FUNCTIONS IN: ATPase activity, coupled to transmembrane movement of substances, calmodulin binding, auxin efflux transmembrane transporter activity; INVOLVED IN: in 10 processes; LOCATED IN: plasma membrane; EXPRESSED IN: 26 plant structures; EXPRESSED DURING: 13 growth stages; CONTAINS InterPro DOMAIN/s: ATPase, AAA+ type, core (InterPro:IPR003593), ABC transporter-like (InterPro:IPR003439), ABC transporter, transmembrane domain, type 1 (InterPro:IPR011527), ABC transporter integral membrane type 1 (InterPro:IPR017940), ABC transporter, transmembrane domain (InterPro:IPR001140), ABC transporter, conserved site (InterPro:IPR017871); BEST Arabidopsis thaliana protein match is: ATP binding cassette subfamily B19 (TAIR:AT3G28860.1); Has 825599 Blast hits to 386427 proteins in 4134 species: Archae - 14573; Bacteria - 644325; Metazoa - 17752; Fungi - 12077; Plants - 9020; Viruses - 35; Other Eukaryotes - 127817 (source: NCBI BLink).): MDNDGGAPPPPPTLVVEEPKKAEIRGVAFKELFRFADGLDYVLMGIGSVGAFVHGCSLPLFLRFFADLVNSFGSNSNNVEKMMEEVLKYALYFLVVGAAIWASSWAEISCWMWSGERQTTKMRIKYLEAALNQDIQFFDTEVRTSDVVFAINTDAVMVQDAISEKLGNFIHYMATFVSGFIVGFTAVWQLALVTLAVVPLIAVIGGIHTTTLSKLSNKSQESLSQAGNIVEQTVVQIRVVMAFVGESRASQAYSSALKIAQKLGYKTGLAKGMGLGATYFVVFCCYALLLWYGGYLVRHHLTNGGLAIATMFAVMIGGLALGQSAPSMAAFAKAKVAAAKIFRIIDHKPTIERNSESGVELDSVTGLVELKNVDFSYPSRPDVKILNNFCLSVPAGKTIALVGSSGSGKSTVVSLIERFYDPNSGQVLLDGQDLKTLKLRWLRQQIGLVSQEPALFATSIKENILLGRPDADQVEIEEAARVANAHSFIIKLPDGFDTQVGERGLQLSGGQKQRIAIARAMLKNPAILLLDEATSALDSESEKLVQEALDRFMIGRTTLIIAHRLSTIRKADLVAVLQQGSVSEIGTHDELFSKGENGVYAKLIKMQEAAHETAMSNARKSSARPSSARNSVSSPIMTRNSSYGRSPYSRRLSDFSTSDFSLSIDASSYPNYRNEKLAFKDQANSFWRLAKMNSPEWKYALLGSVGSVICGSLSAFFAYVLSAVLSVYYNPDHEYMIKQIDKYCYLLIGLSSAALVFNTLQHSFWDIVGENLTKRVREKMLSAVLKNEMAWFDQEENESARIAARLALDANNVRSAIGDRISVIVQNTALMLVACTAGFVLQWRLALVLVAVFPVVVAATVLQKMFMTGFSGDLEAAHAKGTQLAGEAIANVRTVAAFNSEAKIVRLYTANLEPPLKRCFWKGQIAGSGYGVAQFCLYASYALGLWYASWLVKHGISDFSKTIRVFMVLMVSANGAAETLTLAPDFIKGGQAMRSVFELLDRKTEIEPDDPDTTPVPDRLRGEVELKHIDFSYPSRPDIQIFRDLSLRARAGKTLALVGPSGCGKSSVISLIQRFYEPSSGRVMIDGKDIRKYNLKAIRKHIAIVPQEPCLFGTTIYENIAYGHECATEAEIIQAATLASAHKFISALPEGYKTYVGERGVQLSGGQKQRIAIARALVRKAEIMLLDEATSALDAESERSVQEALDQACSGRTSIVVAHRLSTIRNAHVIAVIDDGKVAEQGSHSHLLKNHPDGIYARMIQLQRFTHTQVIGMTSGSSSRVKEDDA